One genomic window of Thioclava sp. GXIMD4216 includes the following:
- a CDS encoding septum formation initiator family protein: MQQKNRAVGPLIFFSIAFVLAAYFTFAAVQGSYGIFKRVQIEAEITDMTQKRDALRDEVKRMANLTHRLSDDYLDLDLLDEQARNILGLVRGDEVVIR; encoded by the coding sequence ATGCAGCAGAAAAACCGGGCGGTCGGTCCGCTGATCTTCTTTTCCATCGCCTTCGTGTTGGCGGCATATTTCACCTTTGCCGCCGTGCAGGGATCTTACGGGATCTTCAAGCGGGTGCAGATCGAGGCCGAAATCACCGACATGACGCAAAAGCGCGACGCACTGCGCGACGAGGTCAAGCGTATGGCGAATCTGACGCATCGCCTGTCGGATGATTATCTGGACCTCGACCTTCTGGACGAGCAGGCGCGCAATATCCTTGGACTGGTGCGTGGCGACGAGGTCGTCATTCGCTAA
- the cysE gene encoding serine O-acetyltransferase, protein MAEPQVRIATVDPVWERICTEARAAVQNEPLLGSLIHAGLLHHPTFERALSFRFSLKLASNEMSEQILREIADDAYAQAPYLIAAARADLVAVYERDAACHRLMQPLLFFKGFQALQSYRIAHWLWSEGRKDMAYYVQMRTSEMFGVDIHPAARIGQGVMIDHAHSIVIGETAVVGDNVSMLHSVTLGGTGKEEEDRHPKIGNGVLIGAGAKVLGNIRVGDNSRIAAGSVVLNEVPPCKTVAGVPARIVGDAGCSQPSVSMDHLLEK, encoded by the coding sequence ATGGCTGAGCCCCAAGTCAGAATTGCCACCGTTGATCCTGTCTGGGAGCGGATCTGTACCGAGGCGCGCGCGGCCGTTCAGAACGAGCCGCTTCTTGGATCGCTGATCCATGCCGGTCTTTTGCATCACCCCACTTTCGAGAGGGCGCTGTCTTTCCGGTTCTCGTTGAAACTGGCGTCGAACGAAATGAGCGAGCAGATCCTGCGCGAAATTGCGGATGATGCCTATGCGCAGGCCCCCTATCTGATTGCGGCAGCGCGTGCCGATCTGGTTGCGGTTTACGAGCGCGACGCGGCTTGCCACCGTCTGATGCAACCCCTGTTGTTTTTCAAGGGTTTTCAGGCGCTGCAATCCTACCGGATTGCCCATTGGCTGTGGTCGGAGGGGCGTAAGGACATGGCCTATTATGTCCAGATGCGTACCTCCGAGATGTTTGGTGTCGATATTCACCCCGCTGCCCGCATCGGGCAGGGCGTGATGATCGACCATGCGCATTCTATCGTGATCGGCGAGACGGCTGTGGTCGGGGATAATGTGTCGATGCTGCATTCTGTCACGCTGGGCGGGACCGGCAAGGAAGAGGAAGACAGACATCCCAAGATCGGCAATGGCGTATTGATCGGGGCCGGTGCCAAGGTGCTGGGCAATATTCGGGTGGGGGACAATTCCCGCATCGCGGCAGGGTCGGTCGTGTTGAACGAGGTGCCGCCGTGTAAGACGGTCGCAGGGGTGCCCGCCCGCATCGTGGGAGATGCCGGTTGCAGCCAGCCGTCGGTATCAATGGATCATCTTTTGGAAAAATAG
- a CDS encoding pyruvate dehydrogenase complex dihydrolipoamide acetyltransferase yields the protein MATEILMPALSPTMEEGTLARWLKKEGDTVASGDIIAEIETDKATMEFEAVDEGVLGKILIAEGTEGVKVNTPIAVMLEEGEDASAIETASNPAAPAKAEAPAEAPKAAAAPAAAPAPAAPAKDGKRIFASPLARRIAAQKGLDLATIAGSGPKGRIVKADVEGASAAPKAEAAAPKAEAPVAKAAPAGPSADAVIKMYEGREFEEVKLDGMRKTIAARLSEAKQTIPHFYLRRDIKLDALLKFRSQLNKQLEGRGIKLSVNDFIIKAVAQALQAVPDANAVWAGDRVLKLKPSDVAVAVAIEGGLFTPVLKDADMKSLSALSTEMKDLAKRARDRKLAPHEYQGGSFAISNLGMFGIDNFDAIVNPPHAGILAVGGGVKKPVVNAEGEIEVATVMSVTMSVDHRVIDGALGADLLKIIVENLENPMTMLA from the coding sequence ATGGCAACTGAAATCCTGATGCCGGCCCTTTCTCCGACGATGGAAGAAGGCACACTGGCGCGCTGGCTGAAGAAGGAAGGCGACACCGTCGCCTCCGGTGACATCATCGCGGAAATCGAGACCGATAAAGCGACGATGGAATTCGAAGCGGTTGATGAGGGTGTGCTTGGCAAGATCCTTATCGCGGAAGGCACCGAAGGCGTGAAGGTGAACACCCCGATCGCCGTCATGCTGGAAGAGGGGGAAGACGCCTCGGCCATCGAGACCGCCTCGAACCCGGCAGCCCCCGCCAAGGCGGAAGCGCCCGCAGAGGCCCCCAAGGCCGCAGCCGCACCTGCTGCTGCACCCGCACCTGCGGCGCCTGCCAAGGACGGCAAGCGTATCTTCGCCTCGCCGCTGGCCCGCCGTATCGCGGCCCAGAAAGGTCTGGATCTGGCGACTATCGCGGGTTCGGGTCCCAAAGGCCGTATCGTGAAGGCGGATGTCGAAGGTGCGAGTGCCGCGCCCAAGGCCGAAGCCGCCGCTCCCAAAGCCGAGGCGCCTGTCGCCAAAGCAGCCCCCGCTGGCCCCTCTGCCGATGCCGTCATCAAGATGTATGAAGGCCGCGAGTTCGAAGAGGTCAAGCTGGACGGGATGCGCAAGACGATTGCCGCGCGTCTCTCGGAAGCCAAGCAAACGATCCCGCATTTCTACCTGCGCCGCGACATCAAGCTTGATGCGCTGCTGAAGTTCCGCTCGCAGCTGAACAAGCAGCTGGAAGGCCGTGGGATCAAACTGTCGGTGAATGACTTCATCATCAAGGCCGTGGCCCAAGCACTGCAGGCCGTGCCGGATGCGAATGCTGTCTGGGCGGGCGACCGCGTGCTGAAGCTGAAGCCTTCGGATGTGGCTGTGGCCGTGGCGATTGAAGGCGGTCTCTTCACGCCGGTGTTGAAAGACGCCGATATGAAGTCGCTCTCGGCGCTGTCGACCGAGATGAAGGATCTGGCCAAACGCGCCCGCGACCGCAAGCTTGCGCCGCATGAATATCAGGGCGGTTCCTTCGCGATCTCCAACCTTGGCATGTTCGGCATCGATAACTTTGACGCCATCGTGAACCCGCCCCATGCCGGCATCCTCGCCGTGGGTGGTGGTGTGAAAAAGCCGGTGGTGAATGCCGAAGGCGAAATCGAAGTGGCCACCGTGATGTCGGTCACCATGTCGGTCGATCACCGTGTGATCGACGGGGCGCTTGGCGCGGATCTTCTGAAGATCATCGTCGAGAACCTCGAAAATCCGATGACGATGCTGGCCTGA
- the pdhA gene encoding pyruvate dehydrogenase (acetyl-transferring) E1 component subunit alpha: MAARKSSGTAPKAGANVSKDELLSYYRDMLLIRRFEEKAGQLYGMGLIGGFCHLYIGQEAVVVGLEAAAKEGDKRVTSYRDHGHMLACGMDAKGVMAELTGREGGYSKGKGGSMHMFSKEKHFYGGHGIVGAQVPIGAGLAFSDKYKGNDNVTFAYFGDGAANQGQVYETYNMAQLWDLPVVFVIENNQYAMGTSVARSTKSPALWKRGEAYGISGEEVDGMDVLAVKAAGEKAVAHCRAGKGPYILEVKTYRYRGHSMSDPAKYRSRDEVQKMREERDAIEHVRQLLLTGNHATEDDLKAIDKDIKAIVNESAEFAKESPEPALEELWTDIYADAAPQNA, translated from the coding sequence ATGGCTGCTCGCAAGAGTTCGGGGACCGCACCCAAGGCTGGTGCGAACGTCTCCAAGGACGAGCTTCTCAGCTACTATCGTGACATGCTGCTGATCCGCCGCTTCGAAGAGAAGGCAGGCCAGCTTTACGGCATGGGGCTGATCGGTGGCTTCTGTCACCTTTACATCGGTCAGGAGGCTGTTGTTGTGGGCCTTGAGGCCGCCGCGAAAGAGGGCGACAAGCGCGTGACCTCGTATCGCGACCACGGGCATATGCTTGCCTGCGGCATGGACGCCAAGGGCGTGATGGCCGAGCTGACGGGCCGCGAGGGCGGCTATTCGAAAGGCAAAGGCGGCTCCATGCACATGTTCTCGAAAGAGAAGCATTTCTATGGGGGCCACGGCATTGTCGGCGCGCAGGTTCCGATTGGCGCAGGTCTTGCCTTCTCGGACAAGTACAAGGGCAATGACAATGTGACCTTCGCCTATTTCGGCGATGGTGCGGCCAACCAGGGTCAGGTTTACGAGACCTATAACATGGCGCAGCTATGGGATCTTCCGGTCGTCTTCGTCATCGAGAACAACCAATATGCAATGGGCACCTCGGTCGCCCGTTCGACCAAATCCCCGGCGCTGTGGAAACGCGGCGAGGCCTATGGCATCTCGGGCGAGGAAGTCGACGGCATGGATGTTCTAGCGGTCAAAGCGGCTGGCGAAAAGGCCGTGGCGCACTGCCGTGCGGGCAAAGGCCCCTATATCCTCGAGGTAAAAACCTACCGTTACCGCGGTCACTCGATGTCGGATCCCGCGAAATACCGCTCGCGCGACGAAGTGCAGAAGATGCGCGAAGAGCGTGACGCCATCGAGCATGTCCGCCAACTGCTGCTGACCGGCAATCATGCCACCGAAGATGACCTGAAGGCCATCGACAAGGACATCAAGGCGATCGTCAACGAGTCGGCTGAATTCGCGAAAGAAAGCCCCGAGCCCGCGCTCGAAGAGCTCTGGACCGACATCTATGCCGACGCGGCACCGCAGAACGCCTGA
- a CDS encoding pyruvate dehydrogenase complex E1 component subunit beta translates to MATEILMPALSPTMEEGTLARWLKKEGDTVSAGDIIAEIETDKATMEFEAVDEGTLGKILIEEGTEGVKVNTPIAVLLEEGESADDIASASAPAAEAAPAPASVPAAAKDDTPDTPLAPNTTPDWPEGTEMKTQTVREALRDAMAEEMRGDENVYLMGEEVAEYQGAYKISQGLLDEFGSKRVIDTPITEHGFAGIAVGAAFGGLRPIVEFMTFNFAMQAIDQIINSAAKTLYMSGGQMGAPMVFRGPNGAAARVGAQHSQDYAAWYAQIPGLKVVQPYSAADAKGLLKSAIRDPNPVIFLENEILYGKSFEVPVMDDFTVPIGKAKVWREGTDVTIVSFGIGMTYALEAAEKLAAEGISAEVIDLRSIRPLDYDTVLASVMKTNRCVTVEEGFPVCSIGNHLSAVIMERAFDYLDAPVINCTGKDVPMPYAANLEKLALVTTDEVIAAVKKVTYR, encoded by the coding sequence ATGGCAACTGAAATCCTGATGCCCGCCCTGTCGCCCACTATGGAAGAGGGCACTCTGGCACGCTGGCTCAAGAAAGAAGGCGATACCGTCTCCGCAGGGGATATCATCGCAGAAATCGAAACCGATAAGGCGACGATGGAATTCGAAGCGGTCGATGAAGGCACGCTGGGCAAGATCCTGATCGAAGAAGGCACCGAGGGCGTGAAAGTGAACACCCCCATCGCGGTTCTTCTGGAAGAAGGCGAATCGGCGGATGATATCGCATCGGCTTCGGCACCTGCGGCAGAGGCAGCCCCTGCCCCGGCTTCGGTTCCCGCCGCTGCCAAAGACGACACGCCGGACACGCCCCTTGCGCCGAATACGACGCCGGATTGGCCCGAAGGCACCGAGATGAAGACCCAGACGGTCCGCGAAGCCCTGCGCGACGCGATGGCCGAAGAGATGCGCGGCGACGAGAACGTCTATCTGATGGGCGAGGAAGTGGCCGAATACCAAGGCGCTTATAAAATCAGCCAAGGTCTTCTGGACGAGTTCGGCTCCAAGCGCGTCATCGACACCCCGATCACCGAGCATGGCTTTGCCGGTATCGCCGTTGGTGCCGCTTTCGGTGGCCTGCGTCCGATCGTCGAGTTCATGACCTTCAACTTCGCCATGCAGGCGATTGACCAGATCATCAACTCGGCGGCGAAAACGCTCTATATGTCGGGCGGCCAGATGGGCGCTCCGATGGTGTTCCGTGGCCCGAATGGTGCGGCAGCCCGCGTGGGTGCGCAGCACAGCCAGGATTACGCCGCATGGTATGCGCAGATCCCGGGCCTCAAGGTCGTTCAGCCCTATTCGGCAGCCGATGCAAAAGGCCTGCTGAAATCGGCAATCCGCGATCCGAACCCCGTCATCTTCCTTGAAAACGAGATCCTCTACGGGAAGTCGTTCGAAGTGCCGGTGATGGATGATTTCACCGTTCCGATCGGCAAGGCGAAAGTCTGGCGCGAAGGTACGGATGTGACCATCGTCTCCTTCGGCATCGGCATGACCTATGCGTTGGAAGCGGCAGAGAAACTGGCAGCAGAAGGCATCTCGGCAGAGGTCATCGACCTGCGCTCGATCCGCCCGCTGGATTATGACACCGTGCTGGCCTCGGTCATGAAGACCAACCGCTGCGTCACCGTGGAAGAAGGCTTCCCCGTCTGCTCCATCGGTAACCACCTGTCGGCTGTCATCATGGAACGCGCCTTCGATTACCTCGATGCGCCCGTGATCAACTGCACCGGTAAAGACGTGCCGATGCCCTATGCCGCCAACCTCGAGAAACTGGCTCTTGTCACCACCGATGAAGTCATCGCTGCGGTGAAAAAAGTCACCTATCGCTAA